CATGTTGATAATGCCATTCCCATACCTGTTTTCTTTCCATTGTATGTTTACATGAATATGGTAAATTGGTAGTGGCAATATCCACTCCCATCTTTTTATTGTcacttttataaaagaaaaaatcacAGTAATAAACAGGGAACTATTTTTTATATGAGTACATATAAAAAGATTGTGGAATTATCTGTGCATGATTGCTAGAATAATAACGATGCTTACATGAAAGGCCTTCTCACCCTAATTTGTCTCTTCTTACACTTGGTGATTCTAGAAAGTTCTTTTGCCATGAATAGTTTTATCACATAAGCATCAACAAATAAGATTATAACTATTATAAAAACTATATATACCAAATAAACAACAATGCTTGGGAATTTGGTGCTTCAAAACCAAAACCTTGTTATCATGAATTGAGCATTCTGTTTTTTATTGgtgatatataataaaatagataagaAATTTCTCTGTTAAGGATCTTTAATGGCTGTAGTAAAAGTCTTGTACCTTTTTTTTTGCAATGTATTCCTTCCTTCATCTATCTTGAGTATGATAGTGAGCCTCAACAATTTCTTTGCATTATCATTTGATAGGATCCTCTTGCAAATGGATGCGAAACTCTTGAAAGTGAAGACTACTcacaacaaaaagaagaaaagcacGCGGATTTAATTAGAAGTTTGAAATCTAGCCTGGACAACTTGAATAAGGAGGTAACATTTTAGGCACCATTATTCGTAACTACTCTTTCTGCATTCATCTATACTTCTAAATATAGTAAATTTATTTTCTAGTATCATGCGAAAGGTAACATGGATAGCATTTCCATTTTCCTTGTATTCGAGTTGTGACTTTTATTGTTGTGTCTGGTGTAAATGTGATCTAAATTGTGTCTTCTTATTGCAGTTGGAAAAGATGAAAAAAGAGAATTCAACTCCTTCAGAAGATGGTTATAGCATTGAACTTACTTTTCCCAATCTGCAAAGAGAATTGGTGCAGCTACATGAAGTAACTAACTCTTGTTTGCGTTGATTGCCGTGAAAcatgtctttttctttgttcagaTTCTTATGAATTTTATCCTTTGCTCAGGCTAATCAAGAATTGGGAAACATATTCCCTGTGTTCAAGGAAATATCTGTCACTGGCAATGCATTAGAAAGGGTTCTTGCTTTGGAGATTGAGCTTGCTGAAGCATTGCAGGCCAAGAAGAAATCAAGCATGCAATTTCAGAGGTACACCTTTCTTTTGGAGCAGTAATTAGATTTTGGTACATATAGATGCTAATTTTGGAAGCACATCACCTTAAATTTACCATTTTCTTTGTTCTCGGTTAAAATTTGATGACTGGTTAGAATCTAAATTCTGATATGCATCATCTTTTTTACTCTTTGAAATGAAGTAATGATCTTTTTCTTGTTTTAGCTATCAATTGCATTTTAAAACAAGTACTTTGCTGATTGAATCAAACAATCTCCCAAAGATGTTAACACTATGTTGTTTTGCACAATTAATTAATGTAAAAGAGTTTTATACTAACATCCAATTAAGAGTCACTTTTATCTACGTGGCAGTTCCTAATTTAATGGTGCAAACGAGTTTTACACTGACATTGCATAGAAATTAAATGCTACTTGTTTCTCATAATTGAATTTTTGGCATGCATGAACATGTAGTGGAACACTGTATTGAGACCAATTCAATCACATTGTTTTAAGACAATTTTCCTCCCTACATTTCAGTTCTTTCTTGAAACAACACAGTGATGAAGAAGCAGTGTTCAGAAGCTTCAGGGACATCAATGAGCTGATTAAGGACATGCTGGAACTGAAGGAAAGACATTCAGCTGTGGAAACAGAACTGAAAGAGATGCATGAACGTTACTCTCAACTAAGCCTTCAATTTGCAGAAGTTGAAGGAGAAAGACAAAAGCTCATGATGACACTCAAGAATACTAGATCTTCCAAGAAAGCTCCAAATTCACCTGATTCCTTGTAGCCAAAGTgagacatcatcatcatcaattttttttctcacCCTTGCACAGGTTAATAATCTATGCATATTCTTGGTCAAGATATTTGTGGCCCCACCATGAATGTTACTCATTACTCTTTCTGGTTCAAAATATCTGTTCATTTGGATAAAGTGTCTACATTGAAAAAATCAATGAATTGTTCAAATGCATTGGTTTTTCATTGATTACTTTGTACAAATTGACAGATGATTTTGAAATGGAAGAAGTACATAGGGTATGCTTATAAGGGGTTTCATTCATAGTTCATAAGCTATAGCAAGAgttttatatagatatatatttttGCAAGGGTTGGTATGGTATCACATGATTATCAAAGCTGAGAAGCAGATAATAATTTGTGTAAATAAGAATAGTGCCTTGTCTTTTGCAACTAGAATCCTAGTATATATTGTAACATCTTTTACCCAAGCCTCCCAGTGGTGTAATTGTTTTTTTCTGTACAGGAACAATATCTTACAAGATTATTTCTATTTAGAAAAAGGGAATTATGAGAACTGTTTCGTCTCGTCTGTTCTGTTATTCCCCGGACATGTCATTCTCATTTATCAATcactttaatataataataataataataataataataataataataataataataatcatcgtATTGAAGTGTTGAGTTtgaaatttatagaaaaaaataaaatttcactaaaaaAACCAAATTTATATGTGTTTTAAATGTTTATGATACGAAGAATTTAAGTGTTATTTAGaaaatattagtttatatttttagaatgttttaatttaatttgatgtattttaattttgtttatttgattACTAGATTGATCCTTATGTTTGTCAAAGTTTTCTATATTTTAACTTAATAAGAAGTTATAAATACCTTATAAACTAGGGTAGTCATAATTAAGAATGATTTAGTAGTTTGAAAACCCTTTTTTCGGTTTCGTAGACAATTCAGGTTGAAGAGTTCCTTCTTTGTTGCATCGGGGAATTGAGTAGAAGGTTGAGGGTCCCTTCAGTTCAATTCCCAAACTATGGCATTGACAAGTTAGGTTTCTTTCTTATTGCATCAAGAAATCGAATAGAAAGTAGAatgattctctttgtattcaattttaatttatcctttttgcttttatttcaattacaatttatcttttctattcaatttcaattcttgtcTTGTTTATCCTTTTATTTCTATATCACAAGTTCAACATGATGTAAATGTTTGTATCTTGGATGTATTGTCTCAAGTAGGTCTCAAGTAGGAATATACTAGTAGTTTTGTCCAAAATGGTGTTGAACAAAAGTCTTTCGAGAACAAAGTTATAagcatttaatttttaaaagacaagtgtatatgttttatttttaaattattttgacaagaaataaaaatatatttttatttaaaaattaatcggAAAAATATTTAGGAAAGATAATAATTAGTCTTAAGATAGTGTTCGGTGACCTCAATTTTAGTGGAGTCAGATATAGttcacaaaagaaatataaacgTTTTTGTTCAGTCAGGAGCTGGAAACATGAAAAATCGTGTATAAAACTaaacagaaaaaattgaaagcatgctAAAGATAAAATGTGTGGCTAGAATATATATAGCCAGGCCTCGGATATATATCAATCTGATCTTATCCTCTGTATTATGTAACGTTGTGGAAAATAATGAATTGCTTTGATAATATTCTGCACAATTTTTTTATTAGCAACTTGAACATCACTGTGGAAACTGTAGTTACTATGGATATGGAAGACTCGCTCATTCTCTTGGACACCAAGCTGATTTACTTTCCTCTACCATTTGACAGAGTGCATAACATTACAAGTTCGTCCAATTTAATGGTAGAAGAGAGTGAATCAACTCAACGTTCAAGAAAGTGTGGGCACAAATAACTAACTCCAAAAATATCAATAgggtaaataattaattatatactgATGTAGCACTTCCCATTCTCTCATCTTACTGACACCTTAACAAAAAATACAGACAGAGGCAGTCGCATGAGGGCTGAGGCTAATTCCTGTATATGTAACTTCCGATTAATATatctaattcaattcaaattatatGTCAATAACTTGGCAACTGACAAGTTCAGCCTTCCCAAAATCCCTGCTTGCAACTACCTTCCAAACAACTGCATCTGATTCAGCAGCACtgtgtgatgatgatgatgatgatgatgaagaagttgAAGATATTGAGGGAGAAGAACAATCCCGGTTGTTTCTCAGATCAGCCCTCAAAACAGCAACATCATGATTTGCATCTTTTGTAATCACATGAAGTTTCCCATGGAAGCCAGCAAGCAAATATGGTGACTCTGAATTTGCTGAATCATGTATTGGAACTTTTCCAATCACAACTTTCCAAGCATCTTCTCCTTGGTCATACACCTTGATCCTTCCACTATCTGGGGAATTTGAAGGATCAAATGCATATAACTCACCATCCACTACTACACTCAATTTTGAACCTGCTTGTCTTGCAGGCCAACCCTCACCCATCCCAGTTGGCATTTCAATCCATGAGTTTGTCTCGGGATCATAGATTTCTCCGCCGACGTCAACGAAAAATGGCCATGAATATAGGCTTTGTGGAACACACAATCTTCCCATGTATGAGGTTAATCCCGTGGCAATAGGCTTTAACATGTCGGCCCAAAATACTGTTGGCATGACTTGAGCTTTGGAGAATGGCATGCTAGGGACATCTGACCATGTATCAGTCGAAGGGTCGAAAACTTCGGCAGATTGAAGAGGAATTAGTCCGGCTTGGCCTTGGCTAACCCCTCCAACAACATAAAGCTTATTGTTTAAGATTCCGGTCTTGCAGTATGCTCTACCTGTGGACATAGGAGTCACCTTGCTCCATGTGTTTTGCATTGGATCAAATCGCCAGACGCTGCTTGTAGTTGAAGCTTTAGAGAATCCTCCTAGAACATAGAGACATCCATCAACAGCTCCTATAGCACAACCAAAAAAGGGCATTTCATCGAATGCATCCTTATGTCCAAGAAAGCCTCTGATAACTTTGGCTATTCTGTTACCTTCTACCATGTTCCACATCCAAAGCTTGGAAGAACTCTTTCTTGATTCTTGCTCTTCAGCAACTTTAGGCATAGTAGGTAGTCTCTGCCATATCTGAGAGTGAGGATCAACAGCATACCATTGCTGTTTATATTCCCCAACCTTGATCAACAGATATAGCCACTCTTCAGAGGTCCGGAGTTCTTTTCTTACTTCATATATTTCTGGACTCATGATAGTTGCTTTCCACTTCCTTGACACCAATCTTACATTGAAGTAAGATATTCTCGGAAGCCTAGCAAGAATCTGAAGTGATAACTCATCAGGAAGATTAGGAATCAATCTTGGACTCTCTTCATCAAATGTAGATAATGACATCTTCTGCCTCTTGCACGTCTCGTTCGAAGAGACTTCATTCAGCTTAGGTATAGCATTTGCAGCACTGAAAACCGAACCCATATCTGCATTGCAAGAGGAGAAAATTCTTGAAACTATCCATTGGAATTTAAAATGTGCCAGACAAGGCCATACAAGAAAGCAACAACcacaattgtaaaaaaaaaaaaaaaaaaaaaaaagaaaacaatacaACTTCAAACAGTCCTTCTAGATGCACAGACACGTTTTCAGGAAGGCAAAACAAATTTGGTTaaaaatcaaacagagaagtcCAACACATTACACGACACCTGAACTATTATTCAAAAGGAATACACCAAAGACAATCAAGAATGAATTTATCCTTAGAATGGTTCTTTCTTTCTAAACATACAGTTAAATCCTACCTACCACTCAACAAAGAAAGATCTTCCCCTCAGTTTGCACCAGAAGCAGCTGACagaaacaagaaaaacaagtacAGAACAATTCATGAGATCACAAGATGCATATCCTACACCAATCAGAGCTGAATTATATAAGCAAAAGAAACACCGAAATAAAATCTCAGAATCAGAATTTTCAGTTACATGAATGTACGCTGTTCCCTTCCTCTGATTCACCACTTGTCCAAAACAGAGACTCAGATGAACATCACCAATTCATGATCCACATACAGAAATCCAATATGATCGCAATCAAATCTACTAGTATGTATAATTAGAACGATCAAGTCAACaaccaataattaattaataaaaaagaaaaagaaaaagaagaccgATGAAGCAAGCAAGAAACtaagacaaataaataaatatacttaCAGTGGCACAAAATAATACTTAAATTAGTACTCGAGATTCACAGATGAGATAATTTAAGAAAGAATATATAAAGGAGAAAAAGTGAAGAAGGTACCTGGCTGGTAATAGAaaaggatgagagagagagagagagtattaaAGGTTTGATGAAAACGTAAAACGGTGGGAAATTAATTGGCACCGCATTATTTAGTTAAATCACAGTGTTCAGAGTTGAGAAGAACAACGAAGTCGCGGTTTTTGCTTTCAACTTTCAAGTTGAAAAtaaaaggggaaggggaaggtgaaggtcttcttcctcttctacctCGTCCACTGATCACACCTAAATTAATATACACGTGGCACCAATTCAGCTCAACCTTCCACGTATTCatacttttcttcattttttctttttcgctgAAATTTCCCTCTACTAGAAAACCAGAACCACACATATTAGTTATCCTGAACACTACGTCAATGTTTttcatcaaatttaaattatagaTCTACATATCTTAATCCTTCATATTCCACTCACACCTTCATCCATGATCTACCTACCAGTGCTTTGTCTTCATCTGTCCACTCTCTCCTTTACGCTACACTGTGttaaatttagtttaataattatattttacgaCATCttgccttttatttatttatgtattattttctcaattattCATGAAGATGTCCTTCTCACATGCACCATATGACTTGTCAATTATGTTTAGTAGAAATATTATGTACACACAAACTGAGTCACTAAATTAATTATCACATTCAAATATATATGTGTGGCTGGTTGGTGGTGGTCGATATACTTAACAGAGTTGTTTATTTAATATGTACAATTCGTTTTCTTGTTAATGAATGTTATTTTGTTCCTATTTTATGGACACTTTAATTGTTGTTACAATGTTACCAATTTCGCTGAGAAGATTTACTTAGCCCCTGAAATGAACAGGACAATataattaaccaaaaaaaaaaaaatgagagacaATGTATACATCACAATAATTTAAGTTGATTCAGATcagagaaagaaaaggggaatTGAGGTAAGACGGAGATTCCTTCAATATCTGTAAATTGATAAATTTCGGGGAAATCCCTTCAGTTTCAGTTTGAGACTTCCATCTCCTCATTCATCGTTGGGAAAGATCTCTCTCAAGCTCACCATCATTACCATCAATTATTTGTAACGGATACTAATATTTTGAGTGTACAACTACCAAGAATATTACTCTTTATATTTCTAGCAAAATTTTGAGttgtttttttcttcaaaaaatagTAACATATTTGAGCTGTTGCAGCAGCGGTACATAGAGTTACATGAATGCTAAACGACCATGAAAATATCCCACAAGACTCTTCAGTCttcaaaataaacaaattttagaaaaagaatcACTACGACTACCCACGCTACAAGTAATTTTCTTAGCTCTTATCAGTACCCGGAGTATAATTTTACTACTCAGTCCTCACAAGTAGCTATTCTCAAAGTAGGAAGGGCCTCACATCACATGACGGAAGTAATGGGCCTAAGATGGGCCGGACCAGAACCAGGACGGCCCATAAAATCATTTGAATCTCCAACTCCAACACTGCATTCACTGAAATCCCAACATAGTCCCCTCTCCTTGTCCCACAAATTACTATTATACccctcttcttcaacctctatCTCAAAACCACCTTCTTCTTccacctcctcttcttcttcattgttAAACTCAAGATCTTCAAGTTCCatcgtttcttcttcttcctcctcgttCATGGAATACCCACATTCTTCACAGTactcactttcttcttcttcttcttcttcttcttcttcttctggaaCCAGCTTCATTGTGACCTTTCCATTCACTCTGAGAGCTTCAACATACTCACGGCGCTTCACTCTCTCCGCCGTTATCACAAGCCTCCCGTAATCGCCGCATTCCCTCTTGAAATTCCAAGGCATTTTCCCCGTATGTGTTCTCATCAACGTTATCGGCGGTGGAAACTGTAAccccctcttcttcttcatcttttcttcttcCATCTTCTCTTTGCCCTTACTCAACTTGATTCGAATCAACGAAGAaggttttgcttcttcttcttcttcttcttcagcttcaGGTTTGACCTCAAAGGTCATGTAATCTCCACTCTCCGCTCCAAGCACGTCGCCGATCATGGTGCACCGGAACGCATATGAACACGATACCCACATTGATGgtggcagaggaggaggaggaggaggaggaggaggaggaggaggaggaggaggaggaggaggcgtTAGTGGCGGCGTAGAAGAGGTTTTCGATGACGGTGCTACGGTGTAACAGTGTACAACATTATAGGGTAGTATTTTTTCTTCTTGACTTACAGCTAGGGTTTTGAGGCCTACTTGGTGTTGGTACCGGTAACATTTTTTACAATGAAAAGTTCTCATTGAGAATGGTACCGTTGATTTCCATAACCAAACGTTGCTATAAAGCGTTGAATTTATGTTCTTCACTTTTTGTGGTAAAAAATCTGTAATTATATCCATTCATAAGAGAATGGACATAACAGACTGTTGATTTCCTATTATGATGCTATAAATACCAGCTGGTTCCGAATACATAACTTCATCGTGAATGAATCTGGGAAAATTTGTTGAATGGGATTCAGCTAAGCTAAGCTACAAAACATAGCAGAAAATATAATTCCTgcaagaaaaaaatgaagagaggaaaaaaattaaatgagatGGATTGTGCATTTGGCCATGGTTGGATACGGCTGGCAGTGAATTAAAGAAAGTTTTGGATATacgttattaacttattattgctaatattaaaattaaatgcaTGAAATAATGGAAGAAATTGCGGAGTTGAATTGGAGAAGGGAAAGGGCATTACTTATTAGGGTAACATATATGTGGTTCCATTTTGCATCACTCTCTTTTTGTTCGAGTGTGTACCGTTTTTGCGTGTGTAGTTTCGCTTAGTCTCAGTGGAAGGCACATTTCAAAGACCAAAATCAGGCTTTCGGTGCACCCTAATCtggaaaaaataaataagaagatGCATGTTGTGACGCGGCGAAAAGTTGAAGATAATAAATAAGCAAGAATTGGTAAAATCATTAAATAACTATTTAtcactattttagtatttttttctttcctttttttatttctcttttactaattttttaataaaatttttcatcatAAAAGTTCTCAATATATATCTTATCATAATAAATTGTTTATTCCAAAAGCTTAAGTTATCGATAAGAAGTGTATACATAATTATACTTCTAATAATATTGACAATGAAATCCAATGCCGTTTTTAATTAAGTATATAATTAACATTttacatttttataaataattgtacattaaaaaaaatcaaattaacattaattaatttactTCTCCAGTCATATctctaaattaatgaataatgtCTTTTTTAACTCTTAACACATTTCATTAATTCTTTTATACAGGATATTTTATATACACAATAAGAAAATCATCATCGAAAATAACCTTtccattttttataaattaaatgcatcagatttttttatgttgatagttattaaaaaatttgaaaataaatttagaaacataataatatacttattttgtaaaaatataatatatttaaatttgattaaattttttataaaaatatacaaaataaaatttttaatatatttattttatatttattaaagtaaaaatttaaaaacacgtAATAATCTTAAAACACATCTTAACTAAAcatatagtcaccaaaaaaaatattaactaaacaTAAAGCAATGCAGCAGGGATATGGATAAAGTTATATCTACATTCATTGGATTAATGTGAAAAAATAATAACTATCATCAATATATCATCTATGAGAAGGAAGAAGTTCAAGCAATTGTGTTTTAATGTTTTGCAGTATATAAACGTgtgtttaaaaaaattcataattaattattttttataggaTTAGCTAATATGTTAAGattactaattaataaattttttatagaaaatatataaaatttgataCTTTAATACATTTGTTATCTATTGAACATATAACATTTAAATTCTTCTTCATACATTTATTATGTATTAATTAAtctaaaaaagtttaaaaattttaaagaataataatattaatatgctTCTTAgctaaatctattttttatttataatatgtaaaaattataaaaaaaaccaATTTAAATGAACTCCTGACCATGAAATAATTTCTTTATCCTGAGAGAGAGTAAACTTTTGTTAGGACAATTATTGATAAggagtgaattttttttaattttttaataaaatatcatttttattatttaatatttgttatatatttttttatttaaaaataataagatcAGAGATGATACTTCAcagaataattaaagaaaaaaattttaaaaattaatttttttattaataagatAATATTGATTTCATTTACGAGGATAGTAAGCGGTCACAGAAACAGACAGGCGCAGAGCGCAATATAACATGTCAAACCGCTTAACCAAGAAAGAAGTCACGCAAATAATCTggtaacaataatataaattgcACATTTCAAAATTTGACAAAACATAAGAGTTCAATGTCTAGTTTATAAGAGTCCAATGTTTAgtttatataaatatttgtaagttatatattataaaattttattttaaaatttaatataaaatttatcattatAATATTTCATCTCATTTTACTTTatacttaaattatttttaactatttcaaataattttaattaaattgtgaaaatttaactaaactaaaaaatataaaattcaaaattaataattatatgtcatatttaaaagatattacTCACTAAAAAAATtgcaatgaaaaataaataatttatgaaTGTGAAAATTGAGAATTTTGTATATTTAGAtcgagaaaaattaaaattttataaacaattaaaaaaataataataaaaatagaataacaaAATATAGGAGTACAATTGAgtacatttaatttatttaagtatattttgattgaatttttattGTAAGGTCATAATAAATTGTTATAATATTCATTTAAGAAAAATTTAATAGATTATACAAATgtcactattttattattttttaattactataaaagtaaaaactaataattaaaaatttaaaattgattccATTAAAATTGTTCTAAGAATAATTAGTTCAATTTAACGCAGAATTTTATTCTGAACCATAAAATTTGATACAGATATAGATGGAATAAATGAAAGACATAAATAAAAGGAGAAGATCGATAAGATCTTACTGATTACATGGTAAATGGTGAGACTTAAATGAGGTGCATTGCATCCGGAAATAAAAGTGAGAGGACCGGAGAAATTTAATAACGGCACAAATAAACACACCCTCAGCctcaaatctcaacattttttttgtgacttaacataacacaaagaaaaaagaTTTAAGAAAAAGAGTAGTACTCCTCTttaataataatgtctaaattattaggGGACAGTAACCACTCTAAATACACCTGCTTGTTTAAAGCAGTAGTCTTAGCCATTAAATCAGCCGCTCTGTTTGCTGTGCGCTGGATGAGAACTAAAGTAGCTATCCAATTGcactggagcatctctttaattTTGCCAAGCAGATCAGATTCATTCCTAATCATGCTGGTTGTGCCTCGCGAAACAAGAAGAAAcacattaaaattatcagtttcacagatgacctctttgcactcgcaatcccaagccataacaagccctctccaaatagcatgaaGCTTATAACAGAGAACACTAGAAAGAGGTATACTGGCAGAACAACCTTTTATCCAAATTCCCATGCTGTTTCTAATAATATATCCAAAGCCAGCTAATTGCTCATTTTCAAAAACGCTTGCATCGCAGTTCAATTTACAAacattcattggaggtggttACCAGTTATATttcaaagaagaaggaataatatgtttttggttGGTAACAACATTAGAGAAATCTCGAACAGCATGTTTAACCAAGTGAACAATTTTCTCCTTACTCCATGGATCATCTTGATGGAAGATGTCATTGTTCCTATCCCTCTAAATCCACCAAAAGGCCGCTGCAAAGAGAAACTCATTGTTGTTGAGGTTAAAACGAATCCAAGACACAAAATCCAAACTAGAGTCCTCAGCGGTCATTCCCAAATTTAAGCTAATCCAAATCTGACGAGATTTTTGGCAAGTCCTAAAGCAGTGATTAATATCCTCTTGAGCAAGATAACATCTCtgacaaaaatcagaagtagCAAGACCTCTTTGAAATCGGTACCTAGCTGTGGGAACTCCGTTGTTGAGGCAAAGTCAGAGCAGACACTTTATCTTCTCTGGTATTCTcaagcgccaaagccaaagccaattttcatgatcattccagccaaatttcttcttcaataacCATTCATACCCGCTTTTAGTCGAGTAGATGAGAGTATTTGAGTTTGTCCAAAAGACCAAAACCAACCTGTTTTATCTCCTGCCTGCTTGATAGGATCAAAGAGCATCAACTCAAGTTTAACTTCTTCCGAATAATTGTGCAAAGAATATCTCACCGCCAATGCCCAACTTCAAGTGAGAATAAAAAATGTGCACAAAAGGAACCAAAGGAGCTAGCGTTTCACGTGGTCGCCAAGCATGATACCACTGTTTCAAAAGATCATATATAATTACTTTAAAAACCCTTCTTTCTCCTACTATTCATGAGAAAAATCAGTTCCACACGTGCAACTAAAAATAATACTGTGTAtaatatgaattaatttttaaattagttattatttatttatatataatttagatatatttaaaatagtctaataattttttgtatattaaatacattattttttataaattattaaattctatcaattaaaataaaaaaatattataaaaaatattcataaattttataaatatagaatatattaatgtatacataaataaatatattttaatatataatacttaaaaaatgacaaatacaattttgttttaaaatatataaatacataaaaaattatttttgtttattaagattaattattatgtagtattatttttaattataaaatataaaataattaaattattttagattatttaaaaataatagattattc
This region of Arachis hypogaea cultivar Tifrunner chromosome 8, arahy.Tifrunner.gnm2.J5K5, whole genome shotgun sequence genomic DNA includes:
- the LOC112706140 gene encoding F-box/kelch-repeat protein At1g22040, giving the protein MGSVFSAANAIPKLNEVSSNETCKRQKMSLSTFDEESPRLIPNLPDELSLQILARLPRISYFNVRLVSRKWKATIMSPEIYEVRKELRTSEEWLYLLIKVGEYKQQWYAVDPHSQIWQRLPTMPKVAEEQESRKSSSKLWMWNMVEGNRIAKVIRGFLGHKDAFDEMPFFGCAIGAVDGCLYVLGGFSKASTTSSVWRFDPMQNTWSKVTPMSTGRAYCKTGILNNKLYVVGGVSQGQAGLIPLQSAEVFDPSTDTWSDVPSMPFSKAQVMPTVFWADMLKPIATGLTSYMGRLCVPQSLYSWPFFVDVGGEIYDPETNSWIEMPTGMGEGWPARQAGSKLSVVVDGELYAFDPSNSPDSGRIKVYDQGEDAWKVVIGKVPIHDSANSESPYLLAGFHGKLHVITKDANHDVAVLRADLRNNRDCSSPSISSTSSSSSSSSSHSAAESDAVVWKVVASRDFGKAELVSCQVIDI